GTAAGATAATCTATTCTGACGATTCAGCTATAATGGAGTTCCTTGGTAAGTTACATGCTGAGACTAACACCCGTCTGGAGATGATATCGGCTAGGATCGGCTATGAGTTTGATATCGGAAAGGCGAGGCAAGAAGTATTTGATAAACTTGGAAGTGTTGCGGGCCTGACCCTGGCGCAGAGGTACGATCTTTGCGACATACTGTGTGAGAAGACGCAACGTCTTGATATCTTCATGGGCATGCCTGCCGAGTCCAAACTAGGCTACGTCCTCAGGTTTCTCAATCAGAATTAGATCTCGAGGTCAACCACATAGCAAGCTGGTGGTAGAAGATTTGGAACTATTTTGGTGACAACTATTCTATATGTTATAATATATTAGCTAGAAGACTCTTAGCACTTATTTTGTAATATCAGACTCTCACTTGCTGTGTGTTTTGTATGTGCCCCTTTGCTGCACCTATTAAGACCATCCCACCTACCAGGTCGGCCCCTTTTGTAGTGGTGCTTATGAACCTATCCAAGGGGTTTATTATGATCATACTTGTGTGTTAACATCTAGTCTATGTTATGTGCAAATTCCAGTGTATTTTAAGTTCTTGAATCACGTTTCTGTAAATCTGTAAATTAATACATCACCAATGAATTATCATTctaaaatatgtgaaatatttaaatgtttccGAAAACCAATGcttaaatataaatcaaaggtatttgaataaaatgataattaaatatattattgttgtaggcaaaagaaattaaaaagaaaaattgtgattGGTCTTCTATTGAAATGGAATGCAGTGGAGAAATCTAGAGACATTGGGAATTTGTATATGAAACAAAACCGTGTCATTTGTCCACAAggaataaaactaaagaatGTGACGAAACATGTTTTCTTTATTGGTTAACTAATTGCTAAacttatttgataaatttgattatgattaagtaattacaatttttttagagCTATGCTATGATTTTATTGGAATTAGGGCGTTACAGGTGATGTGCGAACAACATACATACAATTAATCCATACCAAATTATAAAACTTCATTCCCTGGTTCagtgaaaaattcaaacaccATACGATGTTTTAGGAACCCAAACTGTTACATATGCATAGTGAAGAAGGCATATTGGAAACAAGACAAAAAAAGTGGAATGCAAAGCTACTACTTCTTAGCCcccatattcatattttatataagttGGACTAGCACGTGCCTCCTCATCGAGGTCGAACTTCAAACTTCAGGATGGCGCCACCATGCAGCCGGAGAGGACGACGCACAAGAACTTGGGAGTGGACTTGCACGCTGAGGAGTTTCAGCCGCTTGGCGGGGTGCTGAGTTTTTGGCATAGTTCTTGCTCTTAGCCAAACGGTTCACTACTACTACATCTGCTCCGACTTTGATAAGAGGATTGGGTGGCTGGTTTGTCGATTCACGATCAGAAACACCACCCTCATCAACGAAAAGCTTGCGTTTGACTTTGGATGTAGGGAAGATAGCGGGTGAATTGACTTCCACATCCCCATCTCCAAATGGTTCGGCCACGGTGGTGTCCGAGATGATGATCACCGTCGGAGACTGCTCCAATTTGACGTCGTCCATGCCGAACAACATTGCAAGCTTACTCCATATTGGCTCATGTTCGTAGTAGTACGCTCTTGCATAGGTGTTTTTCTGAAAAATCACgatgtattatatttattttatatctataaaCCATGCACAGATAGCAAACCttgtgggaaaaaaaatattgatgatCATACCTCAAAGATCTCCTTCCAAACATCATCATCGGCGGTGACGATCTTCTCCGGCCTGTTATAGTGCGTACCTTGATGAGCGGTGACCTCCTTAAAGGTCCGGTAACGCAGCAACAAAATCTTAACTCGAGTTTTCAAGTCCCACTCAGTATAGCTTGTCCCCACCTTCCTTTCTATCTCCTTCATGGCAGTGAGCAGGAAGTAGCTTGGGAACTCATCGAGAGTCCACATAGTCTCATTCTTCAGGCGTATCAGTGTGTCTACCAACACATCGTCGCCTTCGGGAGTCCAAAGACCTTTGTACAGAAACTGACTTTGGCGGGGGATGTTCATGGTGAGAACCGAACAACAATATTTTTGATATGATAATTTGTTGAAGTGTGAATTGTCTGTTTCTACTTGgttatcaatttataaatggAATTTCGTAgctaataaattttttgaatgacATTTACCTaacaaataaatgattaaGGGGTGCCGTCTAAATTGCAAAGGCAATTcctttttattcataaatttatactcAGTGACTCAACCACCTCTTCATTAATGAAGAGGTGCCGCCTAAATAGTCAATTATATTGGCTATAGTCCTGAAAATGTATACTGTGTTGTCATTACTTCTTTGAAGAGGTAGTTCTACGGCTCATTTATTGGAGGAACAGCTCAAATACAGCTTGGGAACAAATCTTAGAACTAGTTTGCTCTAGATCATCTCCGCCGAAAACAACCCTCGAATCATGGCTTCCAATGAAACAAGCACAAACAACTAGCGAATAGGAATCTGCCCTCATACTGCAAATCTGCAACGGctcaataaaatttcattttatttaaaaatttattttgatttatgagTATATTTCGGTATTTGTTGAAGGCCATACCAATTGAGTTTTGGTCTGCCAACAATGTCAAACAAGGGGAGAACATGGCAGCATTTTTCACTGTCCATTATCAAACATGGGGGGTGTTCATAACCAACTGCAATGATAAAGTCATCCTTTATGGAGGTTGGAAGCGTTTTCTTCGGGACAACGATGTTGAAGTCGGTGTACGATGCATGTTTCAGCTCGTTGATGCTGAAAATCTGCACTTTCGGGTCATATTTAGCCGCTAAGCACGTACCTCTTTCAATCTAATTCGTGCGCTTTCATTAGGATTGAATTCGTGCGCTTTCATTAGACGCTCTTGTTTTGACTACCTATTTTGTCTTCGGTATGTGATGTCCGACGCTCTGAGCATGTTTTTGCTTTAATGATAATGCTCCATGAAGTGTAGTATGAGATTGTCGATTAAGTCTTGAGGCATTATTTAATTACGAAGAGGTGTATGCTCACAATGAGCCAAGAAGAAATTTTTCTGctcaaaatgaaatttttatttggggAGTGAGTACACACAAATTCTAAATTGCCAagtaataatttcaaaaaataaatattgaccAATTTACTAagtttattaatatattttttgttactcttataaaaaatttatcgtcagtattattaaattatgcaaaagtttattttttttgggatctgatatgctattacttcaaaaaatattctatTACTCTTATAAAGAAATCTGATATGCTATTACTCAAAAagtattcataaaaattaccaattttttttgggatcCATAttctactttttaaaaatgcaCGGTCtatgtattaaattaaaaagaaaatgaaatatatataagtgattttaaaatagagaagTGCAAACATAACAAGTAAAATGGACAACAcatacacacaaaatataatagagaTGGATAAAGTTTGAAGTGATAATGATAGAACATAAAGTCATATAGGAAAGGTTCTTAGTTTAGTTGAATAACATATTCCAAATCATCTATTCATCCACATTTCTGTTGCAATGTTCTCTCGTAATTGGGTCCAGTTGGTGGTTGGCTCAATGGACTCAACAAACTGTGTACCAATGACCTCATCTTCATGTATTGGGTTGTACTGGGCACCATCTAGCTCGGCTTCTATCGGATCTATGGGCATCTCACGGCGGATGAAGTTATGCAACAAGAAGCAAGCCATTATTAGCCGGATCTGAGTTTTAATTGGATAAAAGGACGAACTACGAAGGATCCCCCAACGCATCTTTAACACGGCAAAAGCACGCTCTATAACATTACGCGCCTTGGTATGACGcatattaaaaagttcaattGGATTCTGCGGGGCCTCAGTACCCGGACCCCATTCCTTGAGGTGATACCTAACACCCCTAAAAGGTGTTAGGAACCCATTGCTGTTGGCATAACCGTTATCGCACAAGTAATAGCATCCTGAAATATATTCGACATTAAATACAACGACTgagattataattttcataaaaaatgaactatattcataATAATCACTAGGGACAATGAAAGACCTTGTGGGACTTTTAGTCCATTTTGCCTTGACACCGCATCCCTCAACACACGAGAGTCTCCAGCTGATCCCTCCCATCCTGGTAGGACATACACGAATTGCATGTTACGGTCACAGACAGCTAGTGTGTTTGTAGCTATTTGCCCTTTCCGAGACCGGTAACGGGGTTTGTCTGTGCTACTCACTAACACGGGTATATGTGTGCCGTCCAAAGCACCTAGACAGCCCTGCAACCATGTGAAATCTATGTCAAATAAACGAATATCAGAACATGATGTAGCATATGGACACAGAGGATACCTTGAACCACTTCCATCGATTATCAGCACAATCGTCGCTGACTGGTGTAGATTTTGCAAGGAAAATTGAATACAATGACAAAACAGCACATAAGACCTTGTTTACATAGTATGAAACAGTGGCCCCCGACCTCCAAAACTCAAACTTAACGACCCTATTCTTTTTGTGGTGTGCAAGAACTTCAAGAAACATGGCAACTTGTTCCTCCACCCCAACGACCTTGCCGACGTGCAGCCCACCACGCTCAGTGAGAAGATAACACAGACGTGCGAATGTGTTACGATCCATTCGTATATTCTCAACACAGTTTGCATCACTCAAATGAAGTAGACGGTCAATTCTATGTAGTTGTCTAGGTACCCTACAAATCACATTGTACCGTTTAGCCGTATCGAGGATTCGACGCCTCGAACGGATTGTGCGAGCCCTCAGATACCTATGCATAAGTAGAATAGTCTCCCTCCGAAATATGGACATAATATCCTCAATCAACTGACATAGCCAAGCATTATTGGCATTTGGGTGCCTAATCTTCCGGTCAATTAAGTTCACACAATATAATATTGCTGCAACGAAATTAATATACTttatataacataaaaaaaaaagaacctTAGTTTACGACTTCCCACTGAGGTTTAGATTCAGTTAACAAGATTTAAGCAAAACAACATCATCAATgaattatatacaaaatgtgGCAAGATTGATAACATATAAGCATATCATAGACTACTTGAACAATCATCGTCTGGGACAACATTTATAGATGGACAATCAGAAACAAGCCACAAATATAGTAAAGTTTCATATTTGATCAACATGTACAAAAGAAGAATAAGATTCCAGCCAATACCTAGCCTGCGGATGTGAAGTCGACGTCGCTTCCCGAGCTGCACAGCTGTGGGAGAATACATTCAAATAAAGGGCATATCAATGGAAATGTATTCAATACACTTCGACATTTTCGTAGTAGTTAAAGCTTTATTTGGTGACCCATTGACATGGAAACATCTACAAAAATGAGAAATCCCCAAGACAAAATTACCTACAGCGCAGTTTCTGTGTTTTATGATGCCGATCGAGTTCCAGATCTGtcgaaatttgaaaaaaattggattttcAGGTCACGTATCTAGATTCGCTcaacaaattcacaaaatacacaaaaattgaTATGTGATGTCGAAGAATCCCCAACATATTCTTCAACCGTAGAAGAATATATAGATCTTCATTTTGGATGAGGAAGAAgctcaaattaaatcaaaggaaaatgaagagCCTTACATAGGGAAGGAAAAGATGAAAAGGATTTTACAGCCTCTTTCCAAGCAATTTTTGGATGCGTTATCCCTTCCGACGACCCGCCGCTCTGAAAATTGAATGAGAAAGTGAATCCAATTTTCTCTTCACAGTTGAAGAAGATGGAGTGTAGTCTGCCACTTGACACGTCAACAGCGAGGGCAAGTTAGGGAATTAACCTCCACTTCTGGGTGCAAAACTCAATGCAGAAATAAAATCTTAGGTTTTTTGAATGATTTGAAATCTGGTCCAAAACGGGTGAATAGTGCGGGCCTGTCCTTTTATCTCGGCCCAATCAGATTGTAAATAGCAGAAGGCAAACACTATGAGATGCACAGATTTGGAGTGGAATCTGGGCATATCTGATAAGGTGAACAAGCCCTTAGTCTACAAactatctataatatttttaaagtgcAGGagtaattttgttgaaaagtaaactacaacaaaaaaagaaacaaaattttatgacaGGACAAATGTGATAGGATTAGAAAGTATTAAAAGTATTAACACGCCTGCAATATTGACATCCTGTACGTGGGGACATTATGTATtcattacttatattttatttatatcaaatgtAATAGTAGGAAGTAttattagaaatttagaacGAACATATCGGACACATGAACGTTACTCACACTACATTtatttatcacaaaattttctagaataaattttttagtgttaAAACAAACTTTGTGTTGAAGAGTGCACGGTTGCTTTATGCACGTATGTCAAATCAGGGTTTTACCGACTATATATTCGTATGCTATGCGTGTAGTTCTTGAATCGCACTATAACTTTTACagtatttttttccttttacaaTTTGTtcaagagaaaaataaaacttattaacaaaaaatttgattaaaatcaatatacaatttaatttatgtaagtacTAATTATTTCCTAAACAAATTGGTACTGGGAGTATTTACAATAAAAAGCTTgttaaagatatttttaatgcaattgtttctaaatataaaatgctTTAGAAATGATTCTTATTATTGGTGTCACAACTCAAATCGCAAATAGAAGCATCTTTCAAAAGTAaaagattaagttaatttgttttaaatttaggAACACTTTCTTTTGCGTccttaattattgttatttttttaaaggttTCAACGCAAGTAATCGCTTCCCGATTTTTATGTCCTTAAAAGATACGCTTTATAGTGCAGAAAAGATGagatatttagaatatttacaTTGGGCCTGCGTACATATATTTCGTTCACATATATAAACAGTAAACtcaataatagtagtagtatgataTTCACACATTAAAACACCAATTTCTGCCTAATTTGGGCCTCTGGAAAGCTCAACTTTTCTAAACACAATCAATAGTTGATTTCTTTTGCCCCAATCAACTCGGAAATTTATCATAACAAATTATGATTTTCGTTCGGGACAAATAAATGGACTATAATTAAAAGGGTAATCGCAAAACTAAATCACAAACTTATACagatggagtagtaatttcGATCAAGCTAGTTTTCAAATGATTTCAAACaataccattttttataactaTTGCAAATTGAGAGTTCCCTTTTtttgacattattttattgCTAAAAAATCACCATGCATTGAGGTCTTAGATAATTGTAATTGATGCTACAAAAATCTGAGATCCATGTAAagacattattttattgaatgacATACATTATTAAAGACATGTTTGGCCCATTTACAGTTAACCAAGGCGTACCAACATTGGTGTTTCATTTGGGATCACAGAATCTTGATTAAAAACAGTACTGTTAGTTTAGGATTCTCCATTTCTGTTCAATCAAAAGTCCAGAAACTATTATtatcttaaattatttattcattatttttctcttaagGGCAACAAGATAGGACTGATGAGAAGATAGTAGCCATGCAATGTAACTTTTAAACCCATGGTGGATAACAAAAGAAAGCAACCAAACATGTTATATGCATCCAAACAAGACTGCATATGGCCATTACACGTGTCAAGTAGCCTTTGGTTGATTACAATATATCAAGGCTGGTTTTTGGACTGTCAAATACGGATAATTGTTAATTTGGTTAGATGTGATCATATGATATGTGATTTAAAAGATGTTAGTGgagtaatactaatatatttctGTTAGTTATAACCGGATGCATGTGGGCTAATCAATTGACTTTGTATGAGACCGGATAGGAGTCTTGGTAGGttgaaatcaatcaagattATCTAATCATGTTTGTGAAttaatgttattattataataaatctTGTCTCTTattctaaaacaaaattaaatagacaGAAGCAGAAGATTGATAAGACAAGGTATAAGTgtgtatatatgcatatggTAACTTATATGATTGTCTAATTGCTGACAAGCTGCAGTTGGTGGTTTCTAAACTTTGGTGCATGTACATATGCGATGTTACATGATTACAAGATATCTCTGGCATTATCTGATCTACAAATCTAATCTAATTATGTGGCTCTTATATATAGACATAGTGGGGCCCATATGTGTATGTATATGTAAAAATGAGAATAAGATATCTAGACATAAGATTCAAGTTCGAAGATCTTAATTTATGTATGATCAGATTGATGCTACagcattatatatatatatatatatatgtacacgCTTTCTTTATAATAATGTCTTTAGTAATCTTTCTCACTAGACATAAAATATTGTTCGTATTTCTAAACTAAATTAAGTTGATCAGATGAAGTTCCAAATGATTCGGACCACACTATCAAAACAGACACTTCGGCTCAGATTGCCATGCAGACCTATCTATCCGAAAGCAATGTTTGATAGCGCCATTTGATTTTgagatgataaatttgagtttgacAAATGACAACCCAATCCCCCCTCGCCAGAACCTATATTCCAGCTTCCTAATGGCTTAATACTGATAAATTAATACAGTAATAATATTGTCTTTACCTCATGATAGGCAtcaagaataattaattttaataaaggGTTTAAGGCTAGTTcagaaaatgttttatttaatcaaaatggTGCAATATATTTAAGCTTGTATATATACTCCTCTACTCAGTTCCACATCAGGCTCCAGCAATCCGCACCATTTTTAATAGGCCGCAGAGGTTATCAAGCCATTTTTATACCAATTCAGATTATAAAAtacaatcaattaaaaataatttttgtaaacgTTTTAATCTTAACCGTGCATAAAATTGATCAATTTGTAAAAATGTTAGAATTAAAGATTAGGCATCATAAAAACGCCATCTATATCATTTTGCAGCTCACACGTGTTGCCATAAATGCTTCAATGTCATAGTCGAAAGACTAGAAGTTCATATCAATTCTATAGTAATTAAATGCTAATTATAgtcaataaattattcaattctAACCAGCGGTCAACAAATTATTGGATCAATGCACCTTAATTGAGAATCGACTAACCCTATATTTAGAGGGAGTGTGACATATCGAAAATTGGATTTATGTATACTAGCATTTTGCAAGAAAATACATAAtcatagaaatataaataagagctATGCAGCCCAACAATGTGATGACATTCCAACAACTCCAGTTGTAAATTAACCCAGTAGTTGATACCAATTTGTCCCctccaataaaaaaacaaattcagttGGAAGGctaaattagtaaagtaaaaatttaTGCCCCAATCTTGTTTGTCCTCCACAAGATAATGTTGCAGAGAAAACATAtgatgataaaaaatgaaacaccACTTGAAAGACCATAAGGTTATGAGAATCCAAGAAAGATGACATGTTTGCCCCCCACCTAGCACAACAACCTTTTGATTTTCAACATAAAAGGATAAAGGCCTCTTGCCATCAAATGCCCCCACACATCCAGTGGGCTCTCCCACTAAAACATAACTACCCAATTTTACCACTATTGCGACAAAGGACGACGAGTTTATCAAAATTCAGTGATACAGTATGTATTTTACACTAGGAACTAAAGCAAAGGAAAAGGAAGATTAGAATGGTACAAACGCATAAATAGACACCGTGAAATCCGGATCCATTATTTACACTATAAATTTTAGTCATTTACCATAATCTACAAATTACACATGACAAATTCAAGTCGCGAGCCATCATCTTgagttccattttttttttcctatattaatttgatttttcgtGGATTGcacttaaaaatttatgactAACGAAGagtgaaatttaatttgatcttAAAAATACTCATAAATGGAGCACATCCCACTATTAAAGTAGctaaaaacacaataaaataataaaggtCTCGTGTCACATTAAAGAGAGTATGATTATCTCAATCCACGGGAGTAACTCAATGATGAAATTGCAAAGGAgtacaaatcaaaatcaaaagagaaaaggaaaaggtaTTGCTAGAGAAGGagttaaaaacttaaaattgcATAAGCTTGTTGTAACTTGTCattaataacataattaagAATAGGATTATATCACTATATAAAGGACCCTAGAACACCAACACACTCAATTAAActcacttctctctctcactcacatataaaaatttggTGATTACAAACACTAATGCCATAAGCTacaacacacaacacacactatGATTCTCCACACACAAAATCGTCACCAAACAAAGTCAAATTCCGCCTCCTCAGATCCAAGCAAGGTACGCAAAAACTCCTTCCACTGGCGGAGCGACTCTGGCGAGCTCGACGTTTTCGAGGCGGCGCGCTACTTCTCCGCCGCCAACGACCATCTCAACGGCGTCAGAGATCCAAACCGCCACCACCTCCCTCGCCGGAGCCTGGACGTCACGATCATGCGATCAAATCCAATTCCTCCAGACTACCATCACCAAATCACAGACCAAAAGCAACCGATCAAAGATCAGAGTAAAAAGTTCAAGCAGCCGAGCTCCCCCGGCGGCCGCCTCGCCAGCTTCCTAAACTCTCTCTTCAGCCAATCGTcgctgaagaagaagaagaaatcgTCAAAATCCTCCGCCAAGGATTTGGAAGAGGAGAGCCCCGGcgggaggaggaagaggaggagcaGCATCAGCCACTTCAGAATCACGAGCAGCGCCAAAAACGCCGCCGCAGCAGAGATCGGATCTGGATTTAGAACTCCGCCGCCTTACGTGATTACTCCGACGAAATCGCACAAGGAGGTGGCGCGATTCGCCGATCAGCGTCATCAAGCGGTTTCCGTGCCGATGAAAGGGACGAGTTTACAGCAGAGTTTGGAGAAATTGAGGGTTTGTGAGAAgatgaatttgaaaaaattgagcGAAGAAGAGGATGGGGCGGAGAGTGATTCGAGTTCGGATCTGTTTGATTTGCCTAATCATGAATTGGATTTCTTTTCGAGTAGCTTGCCTGTTTACGAGACTACTCATATGGAAAGTATTAGAATTGGAACGCCTATTTCCAGCGCAACATAAAtaggagtacatttttttggGATATATTCAACCATGCATGAatcatttttagattttttttatgttattggAGTATCT
The genomic region above belongs to Salvia hispanica cultivar TCC Black 2014 chromosome 3, UniMelb_Shisp_WGS_1.0, whole genome shotgun sequence and contains:
- the LOC125216796 gene encoding uncharacterized protein LOC125216796, with amino-acid sequence MSIFRRETILLMHRYLRARTIRSRRRILDTAKRYNVICRVPRQLHRIDRLLHLSDANCVENIRMDRNTFARLCYLLTERGGLHVGKVVGVEEQVAMFLEVLAHHKKNRVVKFEFWRSGATVSYYVNKVLCAVLSLYSIFLAKSTPVSDDCADNRWKWFKGCLGALDGTHIPVLVSSTDKPRYRSRKGQIATNTLAVCDRNMQFVYVLPGWEGSAGDSRVLRDAVSRQNGLKVPQGCYYLCDNGYANSNGFLTPFRGVRYHLKEWGPGTEAPQNPIELFNMRHTKARNVIERAFAVLKMRWGILRSSSFYPIKTQIRLIMACFLLHNFIRREMPIDPIEAELDGAQYNPIHEDEVIGTQFVESIEPTTNWTQLRENIATEMWMNR
- the LOC125212966 gene encoding protein BIG GRAIN 1-like E — translated: MILHTQNRHQTKSNSASSDPSKVRKNSFHWRSDSGELDVFEAARYFSAANDHLNGVRDPNRHHLPRRSLDVTIMRSNPIPPDYHHQITDQKQPIKDQSKKFKQPSSPGGRLASFLNSLFSQSSLKKKKKSSKSSAKDLEEESPGGRRKRRSSISHFRITSSAKNAAAAEIGSGFRTPPPYVITPTKSHKEVARFADQRHQAVSVPMKGTSLQQSLEKLRVCEKMNLKKLSEEEDGAESDSSSDLFDLPNHELDFFSSSLPVYETTHMESIRIGTPISSAT
- the LOC125209079 gene encoding uncharacterized protein LOC125209079 is translated as MNIPRQSQFLYKGLWTPEGDDVLVDTLIRLKNETMWTLDEFPSYFLLTAMKEIERKVGTSYTEWDLKTRVKILLLRYRTFKEVTAHQGTHYNRPEKIVTADDDVWKEIFEKNTYARAYYYEHEPIWSKLAMLFGMDDVKLEQSPTVIIISDTTVAEPFGDGDVEVNSPAIFPTSKVKRKLFVDEGGVSDRESTNQPPNPLIKVGADVVVVNRLAKSKNYAKNSAPRQAAETPQRASPLPSSCASSSPAAWWRHPEV